The following proteins are encoded in a genomic region of Arachis stenosperma cultivar V10309 chromosome 4, arast.V10309.gnm1.PFL2, whole genome shotgun sequence:
- the LOC130976268 gene encoding NADH dehydrogenase [ubiquinone] 1 alpha subcomplex subunit 1 gives MNLRWMEAMLPLGIIAGMLCAMGGIQYTIHKAAHGRPKHIGNDMWDVAMERRDKKLMEQASASSN, from the exons ATGAATTTGCGATGGATGGAAGCGATGCTGCCACTGGGGATCATAGCGGGAATGCTCTGCGCCATGGGTGGCATTCAGTACACCATTCACAAAGCCGCTCACGGCAGA CCTAAGCACATTGGGAACGATATGTGGGACGTCGCCATGGAACGGAGGGACAAGAAGCTCATGGAGCAAGCCTCCGCTTCTTCCAATTGA